The following proteins are encoded in a genomic region of Toxotes jaculatrix isolate fToxJac2 chromosome 3, fToxJac2.pri, whole genome shotgun sequence:
- the tusc2a gene encoding tumor suppressor 2, mitochondrial calcium regulator a, which produces MGGSGSKAKGVWPFSGSGTGGDSTSDGNEQSLARLKGSRNATPFVFTRRSSLYYDEDGDLAHEFYEETVVTKNGRKKSKLKRIQKNLIPQGIVKLDHPCIHVDFPIILCEV; this is translated from the exons ATGGGAGGAAGTGGATCCAAAGCCAAAGGTGTCTGGCCTTTCTCAGGCAGTGGAACAGGAGGCGATTCAACCAGTGATGGGAACGAGCAGTCTTTGGCTCGTCTTAAAGGTTCCAGAAATGCAACACCATTTGTTTTTACCAGGAGGAG TTCTTTATACTACGATGAGGACGGTGACCTTGCCCACGAATTCTATGAAGAAACTGTGGTGacaaaaaatggcagaaaaaagtCCAAGTTGAAGAGGATCCAGAAGAATTTGATTCCACAG GGCATTGTAAAACTCGACCACCCCTGTATTCATGTTGATTTCCCCATCATCCTCTGTGAGGTGTGA
- the LOC121178976 gene encoding ras association domain-containing protein 1-like isoform X1, which yields MSWGELIELRDLRSNSEQIELTNSRLPCSPPRLERTNALRISPGKVPDLLSRVGIIRVLSSSQDPQLIEEKGEGHNFQPCSHAQPTWCDLCGDFIWGLYKQSLRCVNCRFTCHYRCRALIQLDCSWDRGSVSDQTCVVEHTIETDTNVDEQIECGKQELTTAEIQQKVKEYNAQINSNLFMNMNKDGSYTGFIKVQFKLARPVSVPPPKKGGHDAGGRKASGVKRRTSFYLPKDASKHLHISSRTSAREVIEALLKKFTVVDNPGKFALFERSERHDQVYVRKLSDNERPLRLRLSAGPNEKVLSFVLKENETGEVNWHAFSMPELNNFLRILQREEEEHIKQIVQRYAVARTKMQEALAGSTPG from the exons ATGTCTTGGGGGGAGTTAATCGAGCTACGTGACCTGCGCTCGAACAGTGAGCAGATAGAGCTGACCAACTCACGTTTGCCCTGCTCACCTCCTCGCCTGGAAAGAACCAACGCCTTGAGGATCAGCCCGGGGAAGGTGCCAGATCTTCTGAGCCGGGTGGGCATTATCAGAGTCCTGAGCAGCTCCCAGGACCCCCAGCTCATagaggaaaagggagaaggACACAACTTCCAGCCCTGCAGCCACGCTCAGCCCACATGGTGTGACCTGTGTGGAGACTTCATCTGGGGCCTTTACAAGCAGAGCCTGCGGTGTGTCA ATTGTAGATTCACATGCCACTACCGCTGTCGTGCCCTAATCCAGTTGGATTGCAGCTGGGACCGAGGCTCTGTGTCTGACCAAACATGCGTTGTGGAGCACACCATAGAAACAGATACAAATGTG GATGAACAAATTGAATGTGGCAAGCAGGAGCTGACAACTGCAGAAATTCAGCAGAAGGTGAAGGAGTACAACGCTCAGATCAACAGCAATCTGTTCATGAACATG AACAAGGATGGTTCCTACACCGGCTTCATAAAGGTGCAGTTCAAGTTGGCACGACCTGTGTCAGTCCCACCTCCTAAGAAAGGAGGTCATGATGCTGGCGGGAGGAAGGCTAGCGGAGTGAAGCGTCGCACCTCTTTCTACTTGCCAAAGGATGCATCCAAGCACCTGCACATAAGCTCTCGTACTTCTGCTCGTGAGGTCATTGAGGCTTTATTGAAAAAGTTTACTGTGGTGGACAATCCTGGCAAGTTCGCCCTGTTTGAGCGCAGCGAGCGTCACGACCAGG TTTATGTTCGCAAACTGTCTGATAATGAGCGTCCCCTCCGTTTGCGCCTGTCTGCTGGACCCAATGAGAAAGTCCTCAGTTTCGTgctcaaagaaaatgaaactggaGAAGTCAAC TGGCATGCCTTCTCCATGCCTGAGTTAAATAACTTCCTGCGCATTCTGCAGCGTGAAGAGGAGGAACACATCAAGCAGATAGTGCAGCGATACGCTGTGGCACGCACTAAGATGCAGGAGGCTTTGGCTGGCTCCACCCCTGGCTGA
- the LOC121178976 gene encoding ras association domain-containing protein 1-like isoform X2 produces the protein MTTAASSSDKTPSFEMTWGSSTSSGYCSEEESDSEFEQYFTARTSFFPKIRKPNLIVKKDEQIECGKQELTTAEIQQKVKEYNAQINSNLFMNMNKDGSYTGFIKVQFKLARPVSVPPPKKGGHDAGGRKASGVKRRTSFYLPKDASKHLHISSRTSAREVIEALLKKFTVVDNPGKFALFERSERHDQVYVRKLSDNERPLRLRLSAGPNEKVLSFVLKENETGEVNWHAFSMPELNNFLRILQREEEEHIKQIVQRYAVARTKMQEALAGSTPG, from the exons ATGACAACCGCGGCTAGCAGCTCGGACAAAACTCCCTCTTTCGAGATGACCTGGGGCAGCTCCACCAGCAGCGGCTACTGCAGCGAGGAGGAGTCCGACTCCGAGTTTGAGCAGTACTTCACCGCCCGGACATCTTTCTTCCCCAAAATCCGGAAGCCTAACTTAATTGTTAAGAAG GATGAACAAATTGAATGTGGCAAGCAGGAGCTGACAACTGCAGAAATTCAGCAGAAGGTGAAGGAGTACAACGCTCAGATCAACAGCAATCTGTTCATGAACATG AACAAGGATGGTTCCTACACCGGCTTCATAAAGGTGCAGTTCAAGTTGGCACGACCTGTGTCAGTCCCACCTCCTAAGAAAGGAGGTCATGATGCTGGCGGGAGGAAGGCTAGCGGAGTGAAGCGTCGCACCTCTTTCTACTTGCCAAAGGATGCATCCAAGCACCTGCACATAAGCTCTCGTACTTCTGCTCGTGAGGTCATTGAGGCTTTATTGAAAAAGTTTACTGTGGTGGACAATCCTGGCAAGTTCGCCCTGTTTGAGCGCAGCGAGCGTCACGACCAGG TTTATGTTCGCAAACTGTCTGATAATGAGCGTCCCCTCCGTTTGCGCCTGTCTGCTGGACCCAATGAGAAAGTCCTCAGTTTCGTgctcaaagaaaatgaaactggaGAAGTCAAC TGGCATGCCTTCTCCATGCCTGAGTTAAATAACTTCCTGCGCATTCTGCAGCGTGAAGAGGAGGAACACATCAAGCAGATAGTGCAGCGATACGCTGTGGCACGCACTAAGATGCAGGAGGCTTTGGCTGGCTCCACCCCTGGCTGA